In Aestuariibaculum lutulentum, one DNA window encodes the following:
- a CDS encoding response regulator — MNTEKIRILMIDDHPMIIEGYQNTILFTKKEHQELSIDIANNCDEAVKLMDKSIQQDNPYNLLFVDISLPPSSDGKMTSGEDLAIYAREILPKAKVIILTMFNESFRIHNIIKTINPEGFLIKSDLTSSELASAFQAVLHNPPFYSGTVNSYIRKVDSSDIVIDEKNRKILHLLSQGVKTKNLAPHLDISLSAVEKRKKQLREIFDVQDGQDETLIEEARKRGFV, encoded by the coding sequence ATGAATACCGAAAAAATTAGAATATTAATGATTGACGATCACCCGATGATTATTGAAGGGTATCAAAACACGATTCTTTTTACAAAAAAAGAGCATCAGGAGTTGAGCATTGATATTGCGAATAATTGCGATGAAGCAGTAAAATTAATGGATAAATCTATTCAACAGGATAATCCATATAATTTATTGTTTGTCGATATTAGTTTGCCACCATCTTCTGATGGTAAAATGACCAGTGGTGAAGATTTGGCCATATATGCACGTGAAATATTACCCAAAGCCAAAGTTATTATCCTTACCATGTTTAATGAATCGTTTAGAATTCATAATATTATAAAAACCATTAATCCCGAAGGGTTTTTAATAAAAAGTGACCTAACTTCCAGTGAATTAGCCAGCGCATTTCAAGCCGTTCTGCATAATCCGCCATTTTACAGCGGTACGGTAAATAGTTACATCAGAAAAGTTGATTCCAGTGATATTGTAATTGATGAGAAGAATAGAAAAATTCTTCATTTACTATCACAAGGGGTTAAAACAAAAAACCTGGCGCCTCATTTAGATATATCGTTAAGTGCTGTTGAAAAGCGAAAAAAACAACTTCGTGAAATCTTTGATGTTCAGGATGGGCAGGATGAAACACTTATTGAAGAAGCACGAAAAAGAGGTTTTGTGTAG
- a CDS encoding tetratricopeptide repeat-containing sensor histidine kinase — translation MKLLFKILFTLSVAFSYGQSVNNLNKIDSIKKSVSNFKINDSTLLANAHFNIGELYRYSFIGDSAYYHYHQAQKIFTIQNEDYKLAKTLYGLAVVLKNEKDLTASELVSIQAITILESLKQTNDVKETKAFLLNNLGLVFGELEQYEESIYYYSQAISLKEELKGDYRSSIYFSKNNLALSYKKSGKYKMALQLYDEILSNEDFIKELISTQPDRYALILDNYAHSLYLSKEYSELPDLYFKALHITDSVNLKGYNSISINQHLAEFYKNKNSMNLARYYANQAKDIAEQYHNDELLSSLLLLSQIETGEKAANYLKSYIKLSDSLQKNERGLRNKFARIQFETEQIERENVQIAKERMWLFVISITLIITSFLLYLVIAQRNKNRRLQLVQKQQEANEEIYNLMLSQNEKIEEARALEKKRISQELHDGVLGRLFGTRLSLDSLNFNNTPEAVMTRGQYIDELKNIEQDIRKVSHELNTDFVSGSGFIDIIKTLVETQTLLYKLDYKLDHDSVIDWDELSNKTKIHIYRIVQESLHNIYKHANATCVDISFTLKNNVICLEIKDDGSGFDVNKLKSGIGLKNMRSRINDINGTIDISSEKNKGTQVIIEVPIA, via the coding sequence TTGAAATTACTATTTAAAATACTCTTCACTTTAAGTGTTGCCTTTTCGTATGGGCAAAGCGTAAATAATTTGAATAAAATTGACTCTATTAAAAAAAGTGTTTCAAACTTTAAAATTAATGATTCTACGTTATTAGCTAATGCACATTTTAATATTGGGGAGCTATACAGATACAGTTTCATTGGAGATAGTGCTTATTATCATTATCATCAGGCTCAAAAAATTTTTACAATTCAAAATGAAGATTACAAGCTAGCTAAAACGTTATACGGTCTAGCTGTAGTGTTAAAAAATGAAAAGGATTTAACGGCTAGTGAATTAGTTTCAATTCAAGCCATTACCATATTAGAATCATTAAAGCAAACCAATGATGTTAAGGAAACCAAGGCATTTTTGCTTAATAATTTAGGTTTGGTTTTTGGCGAGTTAGAACAATACGAAGAATCTATTTATTATTATAGTCAAGCTATAAGTTTAAAAGAAGAATTAAAGGGCGATTACAGAAGTAGCATTTATTTTTCAAAAAATAATTTAGCCTTATCTTATAAAAAATCAGGTAAATATAAAATGGCATTACAGCTGTATGATGAAATTTTATCAAATGAAGATTTCATTAAGGAGTTGATAAGCACACAACCTGATAGATATGCTCTAATTCTCGATAATTATGCCCATTCCTTGTACTTGTCAAAAGAGTATAGTGAATTGCCTGATTTGTACTTTAAAGCCTTGCATATAACAGATAGCGTTAATCTTAAAGGGTATAATTCTATTTCTATAAATCAGCATTTGGCTGAATTTTATAAAAATAAAAATAGTATGAATTTAGCCCGATATTATGCTAATCAGGCTAAAGATATTGCAGAACAGTATCATAACGATGAGTTGTTAAGTTCTTTGTTGCTGTTGTCTCAAATCGAAACAGGGGAAAAAGCGGCAAATTATTTAAAGTCGTATATCAAGTTAAGCGATAGTTTACAAAAGAACGAAAGAGGATTAAGGAATAAATTTGCAAGAATTCAGTTTGAGACAGAACAGATTGAACGTGAAAATGTTCAGATTGCAAAAGAACGCATGTGGTTGTTTGTCATATCTATAACTCTAATAATAACTTCATTTTTATTGTATTTGGTTATTGCCCAGCGCAATAAAAACAGACGCTTACAACTTGTTCAAAAGCAGCAGGAAGCTAATGAAGAAATTTATAACCTGATGCTTTCTCAAAATGAAAAAATAGAAGAGGCAAGAGCTTTAGAGAAAAAACGGATTTCTCAAGAGTTGCATGATGGGGTATTAGGACGCTTATTTGGTACGCGATTAAGTCTGGATAGTTTGAACTTTAACAATACACCAGAGGCCGTGATGACCCGAGGTCAATATATCGATGAGTTAAAAAATATAGAACAGGATATTAGAAAGGTTTCTCATGAATTAAATACCGATTTTGTTTCTGGGTCTGGATTCATAGATATCATTAAAACTTTAGTAGAAACTCAAACTCTTCTGTATAAACTGGATTATAAATTAGATCATGATAGTGTAATTGATTGGGATGAGCTTTCCAACAAAACTAAAATTCACATTTACAGAATTGTTCAGGAGTCACTTCATAACATCTATAAGCATGCTAATGCGACTTGTGTTGATATTAGCTTTACATTAAAAAATAATGTAATTTGCCTAGAAATTAAAGATGATGGTTCAGGATTCGATGTAAATAAATTGAAATCTGGAATTGGATTGAAAAACATGAGATCCAGAATTAATGATATTAACGGAACCATAGACATATCATCTGAAAAAAATAAAGGAACACAAGTAATTATAGAAGTCCCCATAGCTTAA
- a CDS encoding LacI family DNA-binding transcriptional regulator, translated as MVTLKQLAKELNVSISTVSKALNNSEEIGEETVRRVKELAELYNYKPNKVALSLKQNKTKTIGVIIPDILNHFLAKVLFGIEREAAKYGYNIITCISNESLDKEKESMQFLANGSVDGFILSLAEETQMKNEVEHFKKTMAQGLPIVMFDRVAHDVMCDKVIVDDFEAIYNATKNLQAKKRKNIAFISSIDGLSVGKLRERGYNKAILEQQAAKPLVLKIKKKDDNQKKIYGFLKKNPGIDAVVAADSSSGVIAINAAINLGLKVPKDISVIGFSSKADSNLTFPRLTTIRQHAKEIGANAAQLLINRLQSKVLEEDVKTIIVKTSIVKCKSTV; from the coding sequence ATGGTAACATTAAAACAATTGGCAAAAGAGTTGAATGTTTCAATTTCAACAGTTTCTAAAGCATTAAATAATAGTGAAGAAATTGGAGAAGAAACTGTAAGACGTGTTAAAGAACTTGCCGAACTTTATAATTATAAGCCTAACAAAGTAGCTTTAAGTTTAAAGCAAAATAAAACTAAAACTATTGGGGTTATTATTCCTGATATTTTAAATCACTTTTTAGCCAAAGTGCTTTTTGGAATTGAGCGTGAAGCTGCAAAATACGGTTATAATATTATTACATGTATTTCAAATGAATCGCTTGATAAAGAAAAGGAGAGTATGCAATTCTTAGCTAATGGTAGCGTTGATGGTTTTATACTGTCATTAGCCGAAGAAACTCAAATGAAAAATGAAGTGGAGCATTTTAAAAAAACCATGGCTCAAGGGTTACCAATTGTCATGTTTGATCGCGTTGCGCATGATGTGATGTGTGATAAGGTTATAGTTGATGATTTTGAAGCGATATATAATGCTACAAAGAACTTACAAGCCAAGAAGCGTAAAAACATTGCATTTATAAGTAGTATTGATGGTTTAAGTGTTGGGAAGCTTCGTGAACGTGGTTATAATAAGGCTATTTTAGAGCAGCAAGCCGCTAAGCCGTTGGTATTAAAGATTAAAAAGAAAGACGATAATCAAAAGAAAATCTATGGGTTTTTAAAGAAAAACCCGGGAATAGATGCTGTTGTCGCTGCCGATAGTTCTTCTGGTGTTATAGCAATAAATGCTGCTATTAATTTAGGTTTAAAAGTACCTAAAGACATTTCTGTTATTGGTTTTTCCAGCAAGGCAGATTCTAACTTAACATTTCCGAGATTAACGACTATTAGACAACATGCAAAGGAAATAGGAGCGAATGCGGCACAATTGTTAATTAATAGGCTTCAAAGCAAGGTGTTAGAGGAAGATGTTAAAACTATTATCGTGAAAACCAGCATTGTAAAGTGCAAATCTACCGTTTAA
- a CDS encoding Cof-type HAD-IIB family hydrolase, which produces MNLSQVKLVVSDMDGTLLNPENQVSNRFFNQFNELKKQNIHFVAASGRQYQSILDKLNLIKDDISIIAENGGIMKYNSEEHILLQLTPEDIETSVSLLRQVDGANIVLCGRKAAYIETSNPDFISKFEAYYAEYRIVEDLTQVTDDVFLKIAVYHNESSEHYILPQAEALSSKLQVIVSGQNWLDISHIEANKAYALKILQQQLGITEEETMVFGDYNNDLQMLGLAYFSYAMQNAHNDVKKIARFQTKSNSEEGVEAIIDELLNSKQI; this is translated from the coding sequence ATGAATTTATCTCAAGTAAAATTGGTGGTGTCTGATATGGACGGCACTCTATTAAATCCAGAAAACCAGGTTAGCAATCGTTTTTTTAATCAGTTTAACGAACTAAAAAAGCAAAACATTCATTTTGTTGCTGCCAGCGGTCGCCAATACCAAAGTATTTTAGACAAGCTTAATCTTATTAAAGATGATATTTCAATTATTGCTGAAAACGGCGGCATTATGAAATACAATAGTGAAGAGCACATTTTACTTCAACTTACTCCTGAAGATATTGAAACTTCGGTAAGCCTATTACGTCAGGTAGATGGCGCTAATATTGTGTTATGCGGAAGAAAGGCAGCATATATAGAAACTTCAAATCCCGATTTTATTTCAAAATTTGAAGCATATTATGCCGAATACAGAATTGTAGAAGATCTTACACAAGTTACAGACGACGTGTTTTTAAAAATTGCGGTATATCACAACGAATCTTCAGAACATTACATTCTACCACAAGCTGAAGCCTTAAGCAGCAAACTTCAGGTTATTGTTTCGGGTCAAAACTGGTTAGACATTTCACATATTGAAGCCAACAAAGCCTACGCATTAAAAATTCTTCAACAGCAATTAGGTATTACAGAAGAGGAAACCATGGTTTTTGGTGATTACAATAATGATTTACAAATGTTAGGGCTTGCCTACTTTAGCTATGCTATGCAAAATGCACACAACGATGTTAAAAAAATAGCGCGTTTTCAAACTAAAAGTAATTCTGAAGAAGGTGTAGAAGCTATTATTGATGAGTTACTAAATAGCAAGCAAATTTAA
- a CDS encoding helix-turn-helix domain-containing protein, with protein sequence MKKYNSIGELFTDYREFYNLSQSDFASELNVDLRTVQRWEKDLTLIKSEKEEDIVLNTLMPYQLIHNLNAAVPIPTFYDFKTRKYSLSAQTNDLPKLEWYLDQINVVSNNLRTIDFDFDIKYLEHFIDSQKKDDTFLNHELIKEAIRLLPELNFVFTGKSGYYAGHSIVLPLKKETYLKLKNKEINVKQLRSNDLTNYKNLEQPIFFRYDITGDCNDSLFYVMAQFFRFFKNIENKNYIMSSYTERDDTYDLNLQIGFNILWEDKELQNELNLDHPPRFMEGSFEEFFSKLE encoded by the coding sequence ATGAAAAAATATAATTCCATAGGTGAACTTTTTACAGATTACAGGGAGTTTTACAATTTATCGCAATCTGATTTTGCATCTGAATTAAATGTCGATTTAAGAACGGTTCAGCGCTGGGAAAAAGACTTAACATTAATCAAGTCTGAAAAAGAAGAAGATATCGTATTAAACACGCTTATGCCCTATCAGCTTATTCATAATTTAAATGCTGCTGTACCCATCCCGACATTTTACGACTTTAAAACCCGAAAATATTCACTTTCAGCTCAAACCAACGACTTACCTAAATTAGAATGGTATCTCGATCAAATTAATGTCGTTTCGAACAACTTAAGAACCATAGATTTTGATTTCGACATTAAATACTTAGAACACTTTATTGATTCTCAGAAAAAAGATGACACCTTCCTAAATCATGAATTAATAAAAGAGGCTATAAGGTTACTACCGGAACTTAATTTTGTTTTTACAGGAAAAAGTGGCTACTACGCCGGACACAGTATAGTACTCCCCTTAAAAAAAGAGACGTATTTAAAACTTAAAAACAAGGAGATTAACGTAAAGCAATTAAGATCAAACGATTTAACAAATTATAAAAATTTAGAACAACCCATTTTCTTTAGATATGACATAACGGGTGACTGTAACGACTCTCTTTTTTATGTTATGGCCCAGTTTTTTAGGTTTTTTAAAAATATTGAAAACAAAAACTATATTATGTCATCGTACACAGAACGTGACGATACCTACGATTTAAATTTACAAATAGGGTTTAACATTTTATGGGAAGATAAAGAATTACAAAACGAATTAAATTTAGATCATCCTCCTCGATTTATGGAAGGTAGCTTTGAAGAATTCTTTTCTAAACTGGAATAA
- a CDS encoding DUF58 domain-containing protein, with protein MNLQNELNKAEGFKNLELLAKQVVEGFIAGMHKSPFHGFSAEFAEHKIYNQGESTRHIDWKLFAKTDKLYTKCYDDETNLRCHIIIDNSSSMHYPSMSNFSIDHLNKIAFSALASASLMGILKKQRDAVGLSVYSDAYDYYAPEKGSERHHQMLLSQLSNMVTQKPVNRQTDTYTYLHQIAEKIHRRSLIFLFTDMFQAMDDPNKLFEALRHLKYNKHEVILFHVFDKEKELLFDFDNKPKRFVDVETGEFINLYADTIKHNYNEAVSAFFKDVQYNCLKYNIKYVEVDVNSDFNNILLTYMVERKKFA; from the coding sequence ATGAATTTACAAAACGAACTTAATAAAGCTGAAGGTTTTAAAAACTTAGAATTGCTGGCAAAGCAAGTGGTTGAAGGATTTATTGCCGGAATGCATAAAAGTCCGTTTCATGGGTTTTCGGCCGAGTTTGCCGAACATAAAATATATAATCAAGGCGAAAGTACACGTCATATCGATTGGAAACTCTTTGCGAAAACAGATAAGTTATATACCAAATGTTACGACGATGAAACCAATTTAAGGTGTCATATTATTATCGATAACAGTAGTTCGATGCACTACCCGAGTATGAGTAATTTTTCCATTGATCATTTAAATAAAATAGCATTTTCAGCTTTGGCTTCGGCTTCTTTAATGGGAATCTTAAAAAAGCAACGTGATGCTGTAGGTTTAAGTGTTTATAGTGATGCTTACGACTATTATGCTCCAGAAAAGGGTAGCGAGCGTCATCATCAAATGTTATTAAGTCAGTTGTCTAATATGGTTACTCAAAAGCCTGTAAACAGACAGACAGATACCTATACTTATTTGCATCAAATCGCTGAAAAAATACACCGACGTTCGTTAATATTCCTATTTACTGATATGTTTCAGGCTATGGATGACCCTAATAAGTTGTTTGAAGCGCTTCGCCATTTAAAATACAATAAACATGAAGTTATTTTGTTTCATGTTTTCGATAAAGAAAAAGAGTTGTTATTCGATTTCGATAATAAGCCCAAACGCTTCGTAGATGTTGAAACCGGTGAGTTTATAAATTTATATGCCGATACTATTAAGCACAATTATAATGAAGCTGTAAGTGCATTTTTTAAAGATGTTCAATATAATTGTTTGAAATACAATATTAAATATGTTGAGGTTGATGTGAATAGTGATTTCAATAATATACTTTTAACTTATATGGTTGAACGGAAAAAGTTCGCTTAG
- the trxA gene encoding thioredoxin: MALEITDATFEETVLKSDKPVMVDFWAAWCGPCRMVGPIIEQISEEYEGKAVVGKVDVDANQEFAAKYGVRNIPTVLVFQNGEVVGRQVGVAPKNAYTDAIDSLL; the protein is encoded by the coding sequence ATGGCATTAGAAATAACAGATGCAACGTTTGAAGAAACGGTATTAAAAAGTGATAAACCAGTTATGGTTGATTTTTGGGCTGCTTGGTGTGGACCATGTAGAATGGTAGGACCAATCATCGAGCAAATTAGCGAAGAGTACGAAGGTAAAGCGGTAGTAGGAAAAGTTGATGTTGATGCTAACCAAGAATTTGCTGCTAAATACGGTGTTCGTAATATTCCAACAGTATTAGTATTCCAAAACGGAGAAGTAGTAGGAAGACAAGTAGGTGTAGCGCCTAAAAACGCTTATACCGATGCGATCGATTCGCTTTTATAG
- the dnaE gene encoding DNA polymerase III subunit alpha — protein MYLIFDTETTGLPKRWDAPITDTDNWPRCIQIAWQLHDSMGNCIDHQDYLVQPEGFNIPYDAEKVHGISTELAQEQGVPLVEVLEKFNAVLGKTKFIVGQNVKFDLNIMGAEFVRGDMANILQELPVLDTCTEHTAELCQIPGGRGGKFKLPTLTELHEFLFKQPFAEAHNATADVEATTRCFLELIRLEEFTKEELDVEDDYFQNFKEANPKEIELIGLKHINLKQESAKIRERIKKAEGTQISSEEIKQNISDLKDVEFAHLHNHSQFSILQSTISIPALVAEAAKHNMPAVALTDHGNMMGAFHFVKAVSAHNKSAQAKIAEAQEKGETTNVKEIKPIIGCEFFVCEDHKDKTRKDNGYQVVLLAKNKNGYHNMAKLSSHAFVDGFYYVPRIDKKLIEQYKEDIMVLTGNLYGEVPSKVLNVGENQAEEALLWWKEQFGDDLYIELMRHNQEDENRVNTVLVDFARKHDIKLIATNNTYYCEKDDANAHDILLCVKDGEKQSTPIGRGRGYRYGMPNQEYYFKSSEEMKTIFKDIPDAISNIQEVIDKVESFELARDVLLPAFGIPDEFKHDEDLVDGGKRGENAYLRHLTYEGAKKRYGEPLSEEVTERLDFELSVIENTGYPGYFLIVEDFIREARNMDVSVGPGRGSAAGSVVAYCLWITNIDPMKYDLLFERFLNPDRISMPDIDIDFDDEGRSRVMDYVIKKYGANQVAQIITYGTMAAKSSIRDTARVLDLPLFDADRIAKLIPNMSKLNKIFALDEKGLADKFRAEELEKVNELLNIADGEGLDSETVNLAKVLEGSVRNTGIHACGVIITPDDITKFVPVSVAKDSDLYVTQFDNSVVEEAGLLKMDFLGLKTLTLIKDTVKIVKAKHGIVLDPENFPLDDEETYALFQRGETVGVFQYESPGMQKHLRDLKPTVFEDLIAMNALYRPGPMEYIPSFVRRKHGDEEIEYDLPAMEEYLKETYGITVYQEQVMLLSQKLADFTKGEADMLRKAMGKKQIAVLDKMKPKFIDQASANGHDAKVLEKVWKDWEAFASYAFNKSHSTCYAWIAYQTAYLKAHYPAEYMAAVLSNNMNDIKQVTFFMEECKRMKLDVLGPDVNESFYKFSVNKDNAVRFGMGAIKGVGHGAVMTIVENRKKDGHYKSIFDFAKRIDLRAANKKAFENLALAGGFDCFGKTHRAQYFHDEGDGITFLEKAIKYGSKHQENENSAQVSLFGEASEVQIEEPQVPPCEEWGTMEKLAKEREVVGIYISGHPLDDFRIEMKTFCNANLSFFNTLEPYVNRELVFGGVVTDVQHRVSKQGKGWAMFTVEDYTDSYEFRIFGEEYLKFRHFLMHNNFVFVKTFVREGWVNKDTGKKSEPRLQFNNFQLLHDVMESYAKKLSIQLEIGDLKESTILRLKELIDMHPGNQSLNFVVYDNKEQIKLHMPSRRQKVKVCQELISELESEHVKFKLN, from the coding sequence ATGTACTTAATTTTCGATACAGAAACCACAGGTTTGCCAAAACGATGGGACGCACCCATTACCGATACCGATAACTGGCCACGTTGTATACAAATTGCATGGCAGTTACATGACAGTATGGGGAATTGTATCGATCATCAGGATTATCTGGTGCAACCGGAAGGCTTCAACATTCCTTATGATGCCGAGAAGGTTCATGGGATTTCTACGGAGTTGGCTCAGGAGCAAGGTGTGCCTTTGGTTGAAGTGCTTGAAAAATTTAATGCCGTGTTGGGAAAAACCAAATTCATTGTCGGACAAAATGTAAAGTTCGACTTGAATATTATGGGTGCCGAGTTTGTTCGTGGCGATATGGCAAACATATTGCAGGAACTTCCTGTTTTAGATACCTGTACCGAGCATACTGCAGAATTGTGTCAGATTCCCGGAGGTCGTGGTGGTAAATTTAAGTTGCCTACACTTACCGAGTTACACGAGTTTTTATTCAAACAACCCTTCGCCGAAGCACATAACGCAACAGCCGATGTTGAGGCAACCACGCGTTGTTTTTTGGAGTTAATTCGTTTAGAGGAATTTACAAAGGAAGAATTAGATGTCGAGGACGATTACTTCCAAAACTTTAAAGAGGCCAATCCGAAGGAGATTGAACTTATCGGATTAAAGCACATTAACCTGAAACAGGAAAGTGCTAAAATTCGTGAGCGCATAAAAAAGGCTGAAGGGACTCAGATTTCTTCTGAAGAAATTAAACAAAATATTTCCGATTTAAAGGATGTTGAGTTTGCTCATTTACATAACCACTCACAATTTTCTATTTTACAATCTACCATAAGTATTCCGGCATTGGTGGCCGAAGCAGCAAAGCATAATATGCCTGCCGTTGCGCTTACCGATCACGGAAATATGATGGGAGCCTTTCACTTTGTTAAAGCTGTTAGTGCACATAACAAATCGGCGCAGGCTAAAATTGCCGAAGCGCAGGAAAAAGGAGAAACCACAAACGTAAAAGAGATTAAACCGATTATTGGTTGTGAGTTTTTCGTTTGTGAAGATCATAAAGATAAAACCAGAAAAGACAATGGGTATCAGGTGGTCTTACTGGCGAAAAATAAAAATGGCTATCATAATATGGCCAAGTTATCGTCGCATGCCTTTGTTGACGGATTTTATTATGTACCGCGTATTGATAAAAAACTAATTGAGCAGTACAAGGAAGATATCATGGTACTTACCGGAAATTTATATGGTGAGGTGCCAAGTAAAGTCTTGAATGTTGGTGAAAATCAGGCCGAGGAAGCTTTGCTTTGGTGGAAAGAGCAGTTTGGCGACGATTTGTATATCGAATTGATGCGCCATAATCAGGAAGATGAAAACCGTGTCAATACGGTACTTGTCGATTTTGCTAGAAAACATGATATCAAGTTAATTGCTACGAATAATACATACTATTGCGAGAAAGATGATGCCAACGCACACGATATTTTGTTGTGTGTAAAAGATGGTGAAAAGCAGTCGACGCCAATTGGTCGTGGTCGAGGGTATCGTTATGGTATGCCAAATCAGGAGTATTATTTTAAGTCTTCGGAAGAAATGAAGACTATTTTTAAGGATATCCCTGATGCGATTAGTAATATTCAGGAAGTGATTGATAAGGTTGAATCTTTCGAGCTGGCTCGTGATGTCTTACTTCCTGCCTTCGGAATTCCTGATGAATTTAAGCATGATGAAGATTTAGTTGATGGAGGTAAGCGAGGAGAAAATGCTTATTTACGTCATTTAACTTACGAAGGTGCTAAAAAACGTTACGGCGAACCGTTAAGTGAAGAAGTTACCGAACGTCTGGATTTCGAATTGTCGGTAATTGAAAATACAGGGTATCCGGGGTACTTCTTAATTGTTGAAGATTTTATCCGTGAAGCCCGAAATATGGATGTGTCGGTAGGGCCGGGGCGTGGTTCGGCTGCGGGTTCGGTAGTGGCCTACTGTTTGTGGATTACCAATATAGACCCGATGAAGTACGATCTCCTTTTTGAGCGTTTCTTAAATCCAGATCGTATAAGCATGCCCGATATCGATATTGACTTTGATGATGAAGGTCGAAGTCGCGTTATGGATTATGTTATCAAGAAATACGGTGCCAATCAGGTAGCGCAAATTATTACCTACGGTACCATGGCTGCGAAGTCGTCTATCCGAGATACGGCGCGTGTACTGGACTTACCATTATTTGACGCCGATAGGATTGCGAAGTTGATTCCGAATATGTCTAAGCTTAACAAGATTTTTGCTTTAGATGAAAAAGGTTTAGCAGATAAATTCAGAGCTGAAGAATTAGAAAAAGTCAATGAACTTTTAAATATTGCCGATGGTGAAGGTTTAGATTCCGAAACCGTAAATCTGGCAAAAGTATTGGAAGGTTCGGTGCGTAATACAGGTATTCACGCCTGTGGGGTAATTATCACACCCGACGATATTACCAAGTTCGTTCCGGTTTCGGTGGCAAAAGACTCCGATTTGTATGTTACCCAGTTTGATAACTCGGTAGTAGAGGAGGCAGGACTGCTAAAAATGGATTTCCTGGGGTTAAAAACATTAACCCTGATTAAGGATACGGTTAAGATTGTAAAGGCGAAGCACGGTATTGTTTTAGATCCGGAAAATTTCCCTTTAGATGACGAAGAAACCTATGCATTATTTCAAAGAGGAGAAACGGTTGGAGTGTTCCAATACGAGTCACCCGGGATGCAAAAACACCTTCGCGATTTAAAGCCAACGGTATTCGAAGATTTAATTGCGATGAATGCCTTGTATCGTCCGGGACCAATGGAATACATTCCTTCTTTCGTTAGAAGAAAACATGGTGATGAGGAAATTGAGTACGATTTACCAGCGATGGAAGAATACTTGAAGGAAACTTATGGTATTACCGTGTATCAGGAGCAGGTAATGCTTCTATCTCAAAAGTTAGCGGACTTTACAAAAGGTGAAGCCGATATGCTTCGTAAGGCGATGGGTAAAAAGCAGATCGCCGTACTGGATAAAATGAAACCTAAGTTTATCGATCAGGCAAGTGCTAATGGTCATGATGCCAAGGTACTTGAAAAAGTATGGAAAGACTGGGAAGCCTTTGCGAGTTACGCCTTCAATAAATCGCACTCGACGTGTTATGCCTGGATTGCTTATCAAACCGCATATTTAAAGGCGCATTATCCTGCTGAATATATGGCGGCCGTACTGTCCAACAATATGAACGATATTAAGCAGGTAACCTTCTTTATGGAAGAATGTAAACGTATGAAACTAGATGTATTGGGGCCAGATGTAAACGAATCGTTTTACAAGTTCTCGGTAAATAAAGATAATGCGGTGCGTTTCGGGATGGGAGCTATTAAAGGTGTTGGTCATGGTGCGGTAATGACTATTGTTGAAAACAGAAAGAAAGACGGACATTATAAATCTATTTTCGATTTTGCTAAACGTATTGATTTGCGTGCGGCGAATAAAAAGGCCTTTGAAAACCTTGCGTTAGCAGGAGGTTTCGATTGTTTTGGTAAGACGCACAGAGCGCAGTATTTTCACGATGAAGGAGATGGGATTACCTTTTTAGAAAAAGCCATTAAATACGGAAGTAAACACCAGGAGAATGAAAACTCGGCGCAGGTAAGTTTGTTTGGGGAAGCTAGTGAAGTGCAGATAGAAGAGCCACAAGTGCCACCATGTGAAGAGTGGGGAACTATGGAGAAGTTGGCTAAAGAGCGCGAAGTTGTTGGTATTTACATTTCGGGACATCCACTGGATGATTTCAGAATAGAGATGAAAACCTTCTGTAATGCCAATTTAAGTTTCTTTAATACATTAGAACCTTATGTGAATCGCGAACTCGTGTTTGGTGGTGTGGTTACCGATGTGCAACACCGCGTTAGCAAGCAGGGGAAAGGCTGGGCGATGTTTACCGTTGAAGATTACACCGATAGTTATGAATTCAGAATCTTTGGCGAAGAATATTTAAAATTCAGGCATTTCCTGATGCATAACAATTTTGTGTTTGTTAAAACTTTTGTCAGAGAAGGCTGGGTAAATAAAGATACCGGAAAGAAAAGTGAACCACGTTTACAATTCAATAACTTTCAACTGCTGCATGATGTGATGGAGAGTTATGCTAAAAAGTTGTCGATTCAACTAGAGATTGGCGATTTAAAGGAAAGTACCATTTTAAGATTGAAAGAATTAATTGATATGCATCCTGGAAACCAAAGCTTGAATTTTGTGGTTTACGATAATAAAGAGCAAATAAAATTACATATGCCAAGCCGACGCCAGAAAGTAAAAGTGTGTCAGGAATTAATCAGCGAGCTTGAAAGTGAGCATGTTAAATTTAAATTGAATTAA